From one Butyricimonas faecihominis genomic stretch:
- a CDS encoding DUF4843 domain-containing protein, with the protein MRNITYIFTGCLFVLFGMGLISCNEQDYKLFDSSRTGIYFTEDSVVYSFGVTKLEVTSYEMKLPVKIMGAPVKEVRSFKVEAVAAKTTAEAGVHYTLPTELIIEPDSVNGVLPVTVLREHLGSDGYWQVAFRLLSTDDFEPEAEVGTVSIASFNNIVEPPQWKDWSGKVVWPNYKLGVWDPVKWVKFMEYFRAMEQTAPATYKGMVDMYGPNLENVQYGWMDEYNYAATKYILIPMYDFFAANPELLQSGKNDIPKPY; encoded by the coding sequence ATGAGAAACATAACATATATATTCACCGGTTGCCTGTTCGTGCTATTCGGCATGGGATTGATCTCCTGCAATGAACAGGATTACAAGTTGTTCGATTCTTCCCGTACGGGAATTTACTTCACGGAAGACAGTGTGGTGTATTCTTTCGGGGTGACGAAACTGGAAGTTACTTCCTACGAGATGAAACTCCCCGTGAAGATCATGGGGGCTCCGGTTAAAGAGGTGCGTTCTTTCAAGGTGGAAGCCGTGGCTGCCAAGACTACGGCAGAGGCGGGAGTACATTACACGTTGCCGACCGAATTAATTATCGAACCGGATTCCGTGAATGGCGTGTTACCGGTAACGGTATTGCGTGAACATCTGGGAAGTGACGGGTATTGGCAGGTGGCTTTCCGTTTGCTGTCAACGGATGATTTTGAACCGGAGGCAGAGGTCGGGACCGTGTCTATTGCTTCTTTCAACAATATCGTAGAACCTCCGCAATGGAAAGATTGGTCTGGCAAAGTCGTGTGGCCGAATTATAAGTTGGGGGTATGGGACCCCGTGAAATGGGTTAAATTCATGGAATATTTCCGGGCGATGGAACAGACAGCTCCGGCTACCTACAAGGGGATGGTGGATATGTACGGGCCGAATCTGGAAAATGTACAATACGGGTGGATGGACGAGTATAATTACGCCGCGACCAAGTACATTCTGATCCCGATGTATGACTTCTTTGCCGCGAACCCGGAATTATTGCAAAGCGGGAAGAATGATATTCCGAAACCGTATTGA
- a CDS encoding TlpA family protein disulfide reductase: MKYVISIFLLLATIGCRQKGPAEITGTVNPGEYSEYQLFIVDGGKRDSLTVDAQTRFFSLLLNCDTPRIVTLMGIVGTGQNKWPFEQALYIEPGTKVKLDIQFKNRRAEMTADKKDRNNTALITYNRFYLDKSRSIWENPPVASELKNSMSEIHTRVNDVTEELRPANMVESYLRIQAYLSFAQALDGVTYMYSRNGEALPDGMRELIPPVYEVLDDPMALRFYNTNTFVFNYLKKERETPEEQIQLLKERFTVKSIVESVSRLVLQSFVTDYNYKNGFEEGLQRLKNMTADLGEEGGKLVKDFESKKYSMEGAALPDVTLEDVDGKIHRLTDFRGKYLYVDLWASWCGPCCQEVPYLQKLEKQLKNPAVEFISISLDTNKEAWKKKMKQLNMHGHQYIVTGDQFATMMNIKGIPHFLLYSKDGTLMQYKADRPSSGDKIRNVLTRLK, encoded by the coding sequence ATGAAATATGTAATCAGTATTTTTCTTCTGCTTGCAACCATCGGTTGCAGGCAGAAAGGCCCAGCGGAGATTACCGGAACGGTGAATCCGGGAGAATATTCGGAGTATCAATTATTTATTGTTGACGGGGGCAAGAGAGATTCTTTGACTGTTGACGCTCAAACAAGGTTTTTCTCGCTCCTGTTAAATTGCGATACTCCCCGGATTGTGACCTTAATGGGAATCGTGGGAACCGGACAAAACAAGTGGCCGTTCGAACAGGCATTGTATATTGAACCGGGAACAAAAGTCAAGCTTGACATTCAATTCAAGAATCGGCGGGCTGAAATGACCGCGGATAAAAAGGATCGGAACAACACGGCGTTGATCACCTATAATCGTTTTTACTTGGATAAAAGTCGGTCGATATGGGAGAATCCGCCCGTGGCGAGTGAATTAAAAAATAGCATGAGTGAAATCCATACTCGTGTGAATGACGTGACAGAAGAACTCCGGCCCGCCAATATGGTGGAGAGCTATCTGCGAATACAGGCTTATTTATCTTTTGCACAGGCTTTGGATGGCGTGACGTATATGTATTCCCGGAATGGCGAGGCATTACCTGATGGTATGAGAGAACTGATTCCCCCGGTTTACGAGGTGTTGGATGATCCGATGGCTTTGCGTTTTTATAACACGAATACCTTCGTGTTCAATTACCTGAAGAAAGAACGGGAGACCCCCGAAGAACAGATTCAACTATTGAAAGAGCGCTTTACGGTTAAGTCTATCGTGGAATCCGTGAGTCGTCTGGTCTTACAGAGCTTCGTGACAGATTATAATTATAAAAATGGTTTCGAAGAAGGTTTACAGCGTTTGAAAAACATGACCGCCGATCTAGGGGAAGAAGGGGGGAAACTGGTGAAAGATTTCGAATCCAAAAAATATTCCATGGAAGGAGCCGCTTTGCCCGACGTGACGTTGGAAGACGTGGATGGTAAAATTCACAGGCTAACGGATTTTCGAGGAAAATATCTTTACGTCGACTTATGGGCCTCGTGGTGCGGCCCGTGTTGTCAGGAAGTTCCCTACTTGCAGAAACTGGAAAAACAATTAAAGAATCCGGCGGTGGAATTTATCAGCATCTCGCTCGATACGAATAAAGAGGCATGGAAGAAAAAGATGAAACAATTGAACATGCACGGTCATCAATATATCGTGACCGGAGATCAATTCGCCACGATGATGAACATCAAGGGAATACCTCATTTCCTGCTTTACAGTAAAGACGGAACTTTGATGCAATACAAGGCGGATCGTCCCTCGTCAGGCGATAAAATACGAAATGTATTGACCCGGTTAAAATGA
- a CDS encoding DUF4251 domain-containing protein, with translation MKKIIFLLAMTTFLFSDFAMQAQTKKELRAKRKAHRECMRMHNRMVREQQNMIAYQDAVKALKSNSWVLQANTLFNNFGAAIPVTNNLNFVAMDNNQVSLQLAFNGFNPGPNGLGGITLTGWPSSINERVDKNGNITYTFNVMGAALFAQVTVRLGYGSNYSTVTVSSNTNGRELTFSGNLVPYSQSNIFQSGFSF, from the coding sequence ATGAAAAAAATTATTTTTTTATTGGCAATGACTACATTCCTGTTCAGTGACTTTGCAATGCAAGCACAAACAAAAAAAGAACTACGGGCTAAAAGAAAGGCGCACAGGGAATGCATGAGGATGCACAACAGAATGGTTCGCGAGCAACAAAACATGATCGCCTACCAAGACGCGGTTAAAGCACTTAAAAGTAACAGTTGGGTATTACAGGCCAACACGTTGTTTAACAATTTCGGGGCAGCCATTCCCGTAACGAACAACTTGAACTTCGTGGCCATGGACAACAATCAAGTTTCATTGCAATTGGCATTCAACGGGTTTAATCCCGGACCGAACGGTTTAGGCGGGATCACGCTCACCGGCTGGCCTTCCAGCATTAACGAAAGAGTTGACAAAAACGGAAATATCACTTACACGTTCAACGTGATGGGCGCCGCTTTATTCGCTCAAGTTACCGTTCGCCTCGGCTACGGGAGTAATTACTCGACAGTAACCGTAAGCTCAAACACAAATGGAAGAGAATTGACATTCTCCGGGAACTTGGTTCCTTACAGCCAGTCAAACATTTTCCAGAGTGGATTCAGTTTTTAA
- a CDS encoding DUF6266 family protein encodes MASLKDSLLDGISGKLDKYIIYRVGNETFIRKRPKKVSNPKSEKQQMQRAKLPGAQTMYKALDGSLLKEICNLAARYNEKRSGYHWFLGKNMNLFGANNYIDYSRLEFSDGSQQLPFGTTMKQTQPNAAELHWTDNSSSITAQSTDRLMVAVIFDNEPYTPVLLEDINAPRKDGYARVTLPEGEWQTAHLYCFFGRDDLKNFSPGIHFQVTKS; translated from the coding sequence ATGGCATCATTGAAAGACTCTCTACTGGACGGCATATCGGGAAAGCTGGATAAATACATCATTTACCGGGTGGGTAACGAAACGTTTATCCGGAAAAGGCCAAAAAAGGTAAGCAATCCCAAAAGTGAGAAACAACAGATGCAACGGGCAAAACTTCCGGGAGCGCAAACCATGTACAAAGCTTTGGATGGTAGTCTGTTAAAAGAAATCTGCAATCTAGCAGCCCGGTATAACGAGAAACGTTCGGGGTATCACTGGTTCCTAGGCAAAAACATGAACCTGTTCGGGGCAAACAATTACATCGACTACTCCCGTCTGGAGTTTTCGGACGGTAGCCAACAATTGCCTTTCGGAACCACGATGAAACAGACCCAACCCAATGCCGCGGAACTGCATTGGACGGATAACTCCAGCTCGATCACTGCACAATCCACCGATCGGTTAATGGTAGCCGTAATATTTGACAACGAGCCTTATACCCCAGTATTACTGGAAGATATTAATGCCCCACGAAAAGACGGTTACGCACGAGTTACTCTACCGGAAGGCGAATGGCAAACCGCACATCTATACTGTTTCTTCGGACGGGATGATTTGAAAAACTTCTCTCCCGGAATTCATTTTCAAGTGACGAAATCTTAA
- a CDS encoding HipA N-terminal domain-containing protein: protein MKWTNKLNVLYHDRMVGKLCMTPDNSCCAFQYDKEWIATD from the coding sequence ATGAAATGGACCAATAAACTAAATGTACTTTATCACGACAGGATGGTGGGAAAACTCTGCATGACCCCGGATAATTCATGTTGTGCTTTCCAGTACGACAAAGAATGGATTGCCACGGATTAG
- a CDS encoding helix-turn-helix domain-containing protein, translating to MNLIYDFDLDTPDELLEILARNLHQRRLEKGLSRDALSKLSGVPTPTIAKFEQKHTISLAAFVSMAKALGYSKDIKELLSRPLYNTMEELETINRNKNRKRVRNEMDQ from the coding sequence ATGAATTTAATATACGACTTTGATTTAGACACCCCGGATGAATTACTGGAAATTCTAGCTAGAAATTTGCATCAACGAAGATTGGAAAAAGGACTATCAAGAGACGCCCTTTCCAAGCTAAGCGGCGTACCCACTCCCACGATTGCCAAATTCGAACAGAAACATACCATATCTCTAGCAGCTTTCGTGTCAATGGCCAAAGCATTAGGTTACAGCAAAGATATTAAAGAATTATTGTCCCGCCCTCTCTACAACACGATGGAAGAGTTGGAAACAATCAATAGAAACAAAAACAGAAAGCGAGTACGAAATGAAATGGACCAATAA
- the lysA gene encoding diaminopimelate decarboxylase, with product MNIETIKTFQTLKTPFYYYDTTLLQATLQAASQAANEHGFNLHYAIKANANPHILDIIQSHGIGADCVSGNEVAQAVASGFPSEQIVYAGVGKSDEEIRLALEKEIFCFNCESLPEIEVINMLAGEMGKKASVALRVNPNVDAHTHHYITTGIEENKFGFYLYDLDHAITACREMEHIKLIGLHFHIGSQITDLTVFRGLCLRVNEIQSRLKEQGIILPHVNFGGGLGINYDCPTCGLIPDFASYFQIFADFFEAQPGQQLHFELGRSLVGQCGSLISRVLYVKEGKHKKFVILDAGMNDLLRPALYQAFHRIENLTSVGEHEKYDVVGPICESSDCFGKDRELPLTNRGDLIAIHSCGAYGEVMASRYNLRELPGSYFSR from the coding sequence ATGAATATAGAAACCATCAAAACATTTCAAACCTTGAAGACCCCGTTTTACTACTACGACACGACTCTTCTACAAGCCACGCTTCAAGCCGCCTCCCAAGCAGCTAACGAACATGGATTCAATTTGCATTACGCGATAAAAGCGAATGCCAACCCACACATTCTTGACATCATTCAAAGCCACGGAATTGGTGCGGACTGCGTGAGTGGTAACGAGGTGGCTCAAGCCGTAGCAAGTGGTTTTCCCTCGGAACAGATCGTGTATGCCGGAGTCGGGAAAAGCGACGAGGAAATCCGGCTGGCTCTTGAAAAAGAGATATTTTGTTTCAACTGCGAATCTTTACCCGAAATAGAGGTGATCAACATGCTGGCCGGAGAAATGGGGAAAAAAGCCTCTGTTGCTCTTCGGGTAAACCCCAACGTGGATGCCCACACGCATCATTACATCACCACGGGAATCGAAGAAAACAAGTTCGGGTTCTACCTTTACGACCTCGACCACGCCATCACGGCCTGCCGGGAAATGGAACACATCAAGCTTATCGGACTACATTTTCATATCGGCTCCCAGATCACCGATCTCACGGTATTCCGAGGACTTTGTTTGAGAGTAAACGAAATACAATCCCGCCTGAAAGAACAGGGAATCATTCTCCCTCACGTGAACTTCGGCGGTGGATTAGGCATCAATTACGATTGCCCCACGTGTGGTCTGATTCCCGACTTTGCCTCTTATTTTCAAATTTTTGCTGATTTCTTCGAGGCCCAGCCGGGTCAGCAACTTCATTTCGAACTAGGCCGATCCCTTGTCGGACAATGCGGTTCCCTTATCTCTCGTGTCCTGTACGTGAAGGAAGGGAAACATAAAAAGTTCGTCATCTTGGATGCGGGAATGAACGACCTTTTACGTCCGGCACTCTACCAAGCTTTCCACCGGATAGAAAACTTGACCTCCGTGGGAGAACATGAAAAATACGACGTGGTTGGCCCTATCTGTGAATCATCTGATTGTTTCGGCAAAGACCGGGAACTACCCCTCACCAACCGAGGAGACTTGATCGCCATTCACTCCTGTGGTGCATACGGAGAAGTCATGGCCTCACGATACAATCTCCGAGAATTACCGGGAAGTTACTTTTCCCGGTAA